In Nocardioides jishulii, the DNA window CATGTGCCGGGCGTACTCCTCGACCATGTGCACGGCCAGGTCGCGGGCGGTGACCCCGCCGCCGCCGGTGTCGAACTCGTCGCCGAGCCGCGACTCCTCGAGCCCTTCCCAGAGGGTCCGGGCGTGGTCGACCTCGCGGCGCCACGTCGCCCAAGCAGCCTCGACCGCCTCGTCGGTGGGGCTCACGTCGGCGAAGCCACCGTCGCCGTCCTCGTAGAGGCGCGGGGTCGTCGGGGCGCCGCCCAGCACGCAGCGGAACCAGCGGTGCTCGACCCGGGCGAGGTGCTGCACCATGCCCAGGAGGGAGAGGTCGCTCGGCGGGACCGCGCGGGTCGCCATCTGGGCCGCGTCCAACCCTTCACACTTCATCTCCAGC includes these proteins:
- a CDS encoding DinB family protein, whose product is MSDMWTDPATDPREQLPPAHGEKATLGQYLEAYRMTLEMKCEGLDAAQMATRAVPPSDLSLLGMVQHLARVEHRWFRCVLGGAPTTPRLYEDGDGGFADVSPTDEAVEAAWATWRREVDHARTLWEGLEESRLGDEFDTGGGGVTARDLAVHMVEEYARHMGHVDLLRECLDGRTGQ